The following proteins are encoded in a genomic region of Phycisphaera sp.:
- the cyoE gene encoding heme o synthase yields the protein MTRIESAAASAAMAVPRAQGISFAALYETTKPRITRLVTITSAMGFGLAALAYRPAAIDLVSGFIAAILGSGLAAAGANTLNQWMERSRDARMPRTMTRPLPTGRATPTAVLMLGIELCLLGIVLAWALVGVVPAVLIAATVLSYLFLYTPSKPGLWSSTWIGAVPGALPPVIGWACVEGSWASMAEIGPWALFTIMFVWQIPHFLAIAWMYKDDYAAGGYRVLPVVDTTGRWTWAMMVLWAAILLPVTVLPPLVMDVTPGFVAVPVAVVAGAWFLWLTIKVTRSRTRTDARRVLIGSVIYLPILLAALVADAGIGAALGW from the coding sequence ATGACCCGTATCGAGTCGGCGGCCGCTTCGGCAGCCATGGCCGTGCCGCGAGCGCAGGGCATCAGCTTCGCTGCGCTGTACGAGACCACCAAGCCCCGTATCACGCGGCTCGTGACCATCACGAGCGCAATGGGGTTCGGGCTGGCGGCTCTGGCATACCGGCCGGCGGCGATCGATCTCGTGTCCGGTTTCATTGCGGCGATTCTGGGATCAGGGCTGGCGGCGGCCGGCGCCAACACGCTCAACCAATGGATGGAACGCTCGCGCGACGCGCGCATGCCCCGAACAATGACGCGACCGCTGCCCACCGGCCGCGCTACGCCCACGGCGGTGCTGATGCTGGGCATCGAGTTGTGCCTGCTCGGCATCGTCCTCGCGTGGGCGCTTGTTGGCGTCGTGCCGGCGGTGCTGATCGCGGCGACGGTGCTCAGTTATCTCTTCCTCTACACGCCCAGCAAGCCTGGGCTGTGGAGCAGCACGTGGATTGGTGCCGTGCCGGGCGCGCTGCCGCCGGTCATCGGCTGGGCGTGCGTCGAGGGGTCCTGGGCATCCATGGCCGAGATCGGCCCCTGGGCGCTGTTCACGATCATGTTCGTGTGGCAGATCCCGCACTTCCTGGCCATCGCGTGGATGTACAAGGACGACTACGCGGCCGGCGGTTATCGCGTGCTGCCCGTCGTTGACACCACCGGCCGCTGGACGTGGGCCATGATGGTGCTGTGGGCGGCGATCCTGCTGCCCGTGACCGTGCTGCCGCCGCTGGTGATGGACGTGACGCCGGGCTTCGTGGCGGTCCCCGTGGCCGTGGTCGCCGGGGCGTGGTTCCTGTGGCTGACCATCAAGGTCACCCGCTCGCGCACCCGGACCGACGCGCGCCGGGTGCTGATCGGCTCGGTGATCTACCTGCCGATCCTGCTGGCGGCCCTGGTCGCCGACGCGGGCATCGGGGCCGCGCTGGGGTGGTAG
- a CDS encoding ABC transporter ATP-binding protein has translation MVGNCDWLVRISGGVVEHRARRSKTIRALDNVEFTVAPGDSVALLGPNGSGKSTLLRAIMGVQRLASGSIERDDHLRLGVVFQSPALDPLLTVRENLRLQAALFGIADTDERIERLCADQAIDDRLGDRVRTLSGGLARRVEFVRAILAEPDLLLLDEPTVGLDLPSRAALLGALDSLRAQRPDVAVVMSTHLMTDAERFDRVAMMSAGRFVCEGSPRELVDELGTVLLGVPAEASIEGGAVPWEMQADGSRLAKPADEAQLAEWSAELVAVGAPFFVRKPTLADAYLHRAQSPLEAEVPS, from the coding sequence GTGGTAGGCAACTGCGACTGGCTCGTGCGCATCAGCGGCGGCGTGGTCGAGCACCGTGCCCGCCGATCAAAGACCATCCGAGCTCTCGACAACGTCGAGTTTACAGTCGCGCCGGGCGACTCTGTGGCGCTGCTTGGGCCCAACGGCTCGGGCAAGTCCACGCTGCTGAGAGCCATCATGGGCGTGCAACGCCTGGCGTCCGGGTCGATCGAACGAGACGACCACCTGCGCCTGGGCGTCGTGTTCCAGAGCCCGGCCCTCGATCCGCTGCTCACGGTGCGCGAGAACTTGCGGTTACAGGCGGCGCTGTTTGGTATTGCAGATACCGACGAGCGTATCGAGCGGCTGTGCGCCGACCAGGCGATCGATGACCGCCTTGGTGATCGGGTGCGAACGCTCTCGGGCGGGCTGGCCCGGCGAGTCGAGTTTGTCCGGGCCATCCTGGCCGAGCCCGACCTGTTGCTGCTGGATGAGCCGACGGTGGGGCTCGATCTGCCCTCGCGCGCGGCCTTGCTGGGAGCCCTCGACTCGCTGCGCGCCCAGCGGCCCGATGTCGCGGTCGTGATGAGCACGCACCTGATGACCGATGCGGAACGGTTCGATCGCGTGGCGATGATGTCGGCGGGCCGGTTCGTCTGCGAGGGCTCGCCGCGAGAACTCGTCGACGAACTCGGGACGGTATTGCTGGGTGTGCCAGCGGAAGCGTCGATCGAGGGTGGAGCCGTGCCTTGGGAGATGCAGGCCGATGGGTCGCGTTTGGCCAAGCCCGCCGATGAGGCCCAGCTTGCCGAGTGGTCTGCCGAACTCGTGGCTGTTGGCGCGCCGTTCTTTGTACGGAAGCCAACGCTCGCCGATGCCTACCTGCACCGGGCCCAGTCGCCGCTGGAAGCCGAGGTGCCGTCATGA
- a CDS encoding ABC transporter permease has protein sequence MNAMRAALALAYREVRRLVRQPLRIAVAIATPAMMWLFIASGFASSIRPESLGDESGTSLTIYLLPGMASLVVLFNAIFASISLIEDRHEGFLQAVLVSPAPRWSMAVGKLLGGGLLGFAQAMVLLVFSPLVGATLSAEGLLSAIVALACLSLGITGLGLATAWKVDSSSGFHGVMNLVFMPMWLLSGAIFPVEGASGWLRALVMVNPMAWCQRVVGAGLQGQTDAAALLLSLVFAAMGVTLAMLTMGWGRARGG, from the coding sequence ATGAATGCGATGCGCGCGGCCCTCGCCCTGGCGTACCGAGAAGTGAGGCGGCTCGTACGCCAGCCGCTCCGCATCGCGGTGGCGATCGCCACGCCGGCGATGATGTGGCTCTTCATCGCGAGCGGTTTTGCGAGCAGCATCCGGCCCGAGTCGCTCGGGGATGAGAGCGGGACATCGCTCACGATCTACCTGCTGCCGGGCATGGCCTCGCTCGTTGTCCTGTTCAACGCGATCTTCGCGTCGATCTCGTTGATCGAAGATCGCCACGAGGGCTTCCTGCAGGCGGTACTCGTCAGCCCCGCGCCGCGATGGTCGATGGCTGTTGGCAAACTCCTCGGCGGCGGGCTGCTGGGATTCGCGCAGGCGATGGTGCTGCTCGTGTTCTCGCCACTTGTTGGGGCAACCCTGAGTGCCGAGGGCCTGCTCTCTGCGATCGTTGCACTGGCGTGCTTGTCGCTGGGCATCACCGGGCTTGGCCTGGCAACGGCGTGGAAGGTCGATTCGTCCTCGGGCTTCCACGGCGTGATGAACCTGGTCTTTATGCCCATGTGGCTGCTGAGTGGGGCGATCTTTCCCGTCGAGGGCGCGAGCGGGTGGTTGCGGGCGCTCGTCATGGTGAACCCCATGGCGTGGTGCCAGCGCGTGGTGGGGGCCGGATTGCAGGGTCAGACTGACGCGGCGGCGCTGTTGCTGTCGCTGGTGTTCGCGGCGATGGGGGTCACACTGGCTATGCTGACAATGGGCTGGGGAAGAGCGCGAGGAGGCTGA
- a CDS encoding SCO family protein, whose amino-acid sequence MAQKKQFMAIVIVGLALLGLLGTLVMMMPRLSSPAEMVDASDPLQPDEMLVGYTIPEFELTDQDGRPVDQSILDGEITILDFIFTNCPFACPGMTAEMLELQSVLEGTGVRFLSISVDPERDTPAVLREYGDSRGVDFERWAMLTGPFETVRSIVRDSLNFHVGQDDSREIPLEDGSTMANVSHPSHLILVGPERQVLGIYLYYEDEKMAALRGRARAAAAASEGL is encoded by the coding sequence TTGGCTCAAAAGAAGCAGTTCATGGCGATCGTGATTGTCGGGTTGGCCTTGCTGGGGTTGCTCGGCACGCTGGTGATGATGATGCCGCGGTTGTCTTCGCCTGCCGAGATGGTGGATGCGAGCGACCCGCTCCAACCAGACGAGATGCTCGTCGGCTACACCATCCCAGAATTCGAGCTCACCGATCAGGATGGCCGCCCCGTCGACCAATCGATCCTCGACGGCGAGATCACCATTCTGGACTTCATCTTTACCAATTGCCCGTTCGCCTGCCCCGGCATGACCGCCGAGATGCTCGAGCTGCAAAGCGTTCTCGAGGGTACCGGGGTGCGGTTCTTGAGCATCAGCGTCGACCCCGAGCGCGACACGCCGGCGGTGCTGCGGGAGTACGGCGACAGCCGCGGCGTGGACTTCGAGCGGTGGGCGATGCTGACCGGGCCATTCGAGACGGTGCGCTCGATCGTGCGCGACAGCCTGAACTTCCATGTCGGGCAGGACGATAGCCGCGAGATCCCCCTCGAGGACGGCAGCACGATGGCAAACGTGAGCCACCCTTCGCACCTGATCCTGGTCGGACCCGAGCGACAGGTGTTGGGTATCTACCTGTACTACGAAGACGAGAAGATGGCCGCGCTGCGCGGCCGAGCACGAGCGGCGGCCGCGGCGTCCGAAGGGCTCTAG
- a CDS encoding SDR family oxidoreductase, giving the protein MNALPQEHLPPAEATDEPARVLLTGSTGYIGGRLAPRLLEAGYAIRCVARDPRKLDNREWARHERCEVVRGDVEDTNALAEQLRGCCAAFYLVHSMVSAGSEYAERDRDLARSFAAAAESAGIDRIVYLGGLGEMGDGLSDHLRSRREVEEVLADGSTPVTVFRAAMIIGSGSASYEILRYLVERLPIMITPRWVSTRCQPVAIADILHWLVRCLSEPETTGQTYDVGGDGVRTYKQLMYAMARELGLPRRIIIPVPVLTPELSSRWIGLVTPVNTRIARPLAEGLRNPVVVGDSSVQEAMPHKAKTPEEAIALALERTSLAEVETSWSAAGTVPGDPDWAGGRVFTDARTTTIKASPESVFKAVCRVGGGHGWYAADVLWRLRGWMDTIAGGPGLRRGRRHPQQVAYGEALDFWRVIGVEHARHLHLLAEMRLPGQATLEFCIDPNDTRDACTLHMTARFKPRGLLGLAYWYAVLPLHHFVFNGMLNGMKRAAEQAD; this is encoded by the coding sequence ATGAACGCCTTACCCCAGGAACACTTGCCCCCCGCGGAAGCCACGGACGAACCTGCCCGCGTCTTGCTGACGGGATCGACCGGGTACATTGGTGGTCGGCTTGCGCCGCGCCTTCTCGAGGCGGGATACGCTATTCGTTGCGTCGCACGCGATCCGAGAAAACTCGACAATCGTGAGTGGGCCCGCCACGAGCGATGTGAAGTCGTCCGGGGTGACGTGGAAGACACGAACGCCCTCGCAGAGCAATTGCGAGGCTGCTGTGCCGCTTTCTATCTTGTCCATTCCATGGTTTCCGCTGGTTCGGAGTACGCCGAGCGAGATCGTGACCTGGCGCGGTCCTTCGCCGCCGCTGCCGAGAGTGCAGGCATCGATCGCATCGTGTACCTCGGCGGTCTCGGCGAGATGGGCGATGGTCTTAGCGACCACCTTCGTTCTCGCCGAGAGGTCGAAGAGGTTCTGGCCGATGGATCCACACCCGTCACCGTGTTTCGCGCGGCGATGATCATCGGTTCGGGCTCGGCTTCTTATGAGATCCTGCGATATCTCGTCGAGCGGTTGCCCATCATGATCACACCCCGCTGGGTCAGTACGCGATGCCAACCAGTCGCGATTGCCGACATCCTGCACTGGCTCGTGCGATGTCTAAGCGAGCCCGAAACCACTGGCCAGACTTACGATGTGGGCGGGGACGGTGTGCGCACCTACAAGCAGCTCATGTATGCAATGGCACGCGAACTCGGCCTTCCGCGTCGGATTATCATCCCCGTGCCCGTGCTCACGCCCGAGTTGAGCAGCCGCTGGATTGGCTTGGTCACGCCGGTAAACACACGCATCGCCAGGCCGCTGGCCGAGGGGCTTCGCAATCCTGTCGTGGTTGGCGACTCGTCCGTGCAAGAGGCCATGCCACACAAGGCCAAGACGCCCGAGGAGGCGATCGCTCTCGCTCTGGAACGCACGAGCCTGGCCGAAGTCGAGACCTCTTGGTCGGCCGCGGGCACCGTTCCGGGCGATCCCGACTGGGCGGGCGGTCGAGTGTTCACCGATGCGCGTACCACCACGATCAAGGCATCGCCCGAATCGGTCTTCAAGGCCGTGTGCAGGGTGGGCGGCGGCCACGGGTGGTACGCCGCCGACGTGCTCTGGCGCCTTCGCGGCTGGATGGACACCATCGCCGGCGGCCCCGGTCTGCGTCGGGGGCGCCGCCATCCGCAACAGGTGGCGTATGGCGAGGCCCTCGACTTCTGGCGTGTCATCGGCGTCGAGCACGCACGCCACCTGCACCTGCTCGCCGAGATGCGCCTACCGGGCCAGGCCACCCTGGAGTTCTGCATCGATCCGAACGACACGCGCGACGCGTGCACGCTGCACATGACGGCCCGCTTCAAACCCAGAGGCCTGCTGGGCCTGGCCTATTGGTACGCCGTACTCCCGCTCCACCACTTTGTGTTCAACGGCATGCTCAACGGCATGAAGCGTGCCGCGGAGCAGGCCGACTAG
- a CDS encoding protein kinase — MSMPGRIGPFQIEAELGRGGHGVVYRARDERLDRLVAIKAVAAGIASDDAKMARFRDEARIIAQLNHPHIAQIHQMLEVDGRTYLVLEYVAGGSLTEVVKGGRADVGAILSLMAQVADAMESAHAHGIIHRDLKPDNILVTHDDVAKVLDFGIAYVAPKATDTEAPTIMGGPRGEPGMLGTPGYMSPEQCRGETADVRADIFSFGCVLYECLCGQPAVSGHTVADRIASTLTTDPDFGRLPAGLPDGIGALVRSCLARRVDDRLGAIHDARVVLREAIGDGQGGRSAPDAQKAAETPTRNNLPRQLDHFIGRREEVAQLIQVLDDRSMATLVGPGGCGKTRLAIEVARRVLQRFEGGVWMAELATSDAARVPSVVAAALGIQDEPGKSAAESIASSIGASPVLLVLDNGEHVRDEAREFVSVLLDRCPALRVLATSREPLGAPGELAWRVPSLGVPGKVRTAGPAAVTPGSARSTPPTATPSRTPTGGWAMDDLLACESVVLFIDRAREVRPGFTLNQANAAPIASICRRLDGIPLAIELAAARIGVLSAEQIEQHLDDRFRLLRSASGRPERHQTLRAAIDWSFNMLDQRTRVVLQRLAVFKEGSSLEGACAVLGPDADMFETLDVLTILSDKSLLNTEHAESAVRYRLLETVREYALERLENDGELAGTLAKRTSYYAELAGNAREGLVGPEQVAWLERLEACGEDLLDAIDQAATQDPGVAQRICADVWRFWWIRGRMRVGLIACQRACDADAAPTASRGDALYAAGALAWALGELDLAWTHQNESLAIQKQRGNHRGMAGSLNSLGLIAKDRGDLAAADQMFAESLDIKREQGDERGIAMSLNNLGMTARLADRLVEAKAHYAESAEILRSLGDHRGMARSLINMAEAALKTGDLVVAHRGFQEARTCFEAVGDQQGIALASTNLSAVFQAEGRPDEAGPLVAQAVSLFNEIGDRRGLADAIEHAIGLAASLDAFETAARLSGAMASLRSSWEMPRDASHQGVDTLIATARDGLSGEARAAWDRHEREGASMDIDRATEAALAWLAEGAAASS; from the coding sequence ATGAGCATGCCGGGGCGGATCGGGCCCTTCCAGATCGAAGCGGAGCTGGGCCGTGGGGGCCACGGCGTGGTCTACCGGGCGCGGGACGAGCGTCTCGATCGGCTCGTCGCCATCAAGGCGGTCGCGGCCGGCATCGCGTCCGACGACGCCAAGATGGCGCGATTCCGCGACGAGGCCCGGATCATCGCGCAGCTCAACCACCCGCACATCGCTCAGATCCACCAGATGCTGGAAGTGGATGGCCGGACGTACCTCGTGCTCGAGTATGTGGCCGGCGGGTCGCTGACCGAAGTAGTCAAGGGTGGGCGGGCCGATGTCGGAGCTATTCTGAGTCTGATGGCCCAGGTGGCCGACGCCATGGAGTCGGCGCACGCGCACGGCATCATCCATCGAGACCTGAAACCAGACAACATCCTCGTGACCCACGATGACGTTGCAAAAGTACTCGACTTTGGGATCGCGTACGTCGCACCGAAGGCTACCGATACCGAGGCACCGACCATCATGGGTGGGCCCAGGGGTGAGCCGGGGATGCTCGGGACGCCCGGCTACATGAGCCCCGAGCAGTGCCGTGGCGAGACAGCCGACGTTCGCGCGGACATCTTCAGTTTTGGTTGTGTGCTGTACGAATGCCTGTGCGGGCAACCGGCGGTCAGCGGGCACACCGTCGCCGATCGCATCGCCTCGACACTGACGACCGACCCCGACTTTGGACGCTTGCCGGCGGGCCTCCCGGACGGCATTGGAGCGTTGGTCCGTTCGTGCCTGGCTCGCCGGGTGGACGACCGCCTCGGTGCGATCCACGACGCCCGGGTGGTGCTGCGGGAAGCCATTGGCGATGGCCAAGGTGGTCGTTCGGCACCGGATGCCCAGAAGGCTGCCGAGACGCCCACCCGCAACAACCTACCACGGCAACTTGACCATTTCATTGGCCGGCGCGAGGAAGTAGCCCAGCTCATCCAGGTGCTGGACGACCGGTCGATGGCGACGCTGGTCGGGCCGGGAGGTTGTGGCAAGACGCGATTGGCGATCGAGGTGGCCCGCCGCGTGCTGCAGCGTTTCGAGGGCGGCGTCTGGATGGCCGAGCTTGCCACCAGCGACGCGGCACGAGTGCCCAGCGTGGTGGCCGCGGCGTTGGGTATCCAAGACGAACCGGGGAAGTCGGCGGCCGAGAGCATCGCGTCGAGCATCGGAGCGTCGCCAGTCTTGCTGGTGCTTGATAACGGCGAGCACGTGCGCGACGAGGCGCGTGAGTTCGTGTCTGTGCTTCTCGATCGTTGCCCCGCGCTGCGCGTGCTAGCCACCAGCCGCGAGCCGTTGGGCGCTCCGGGCGAACTCGCGTGGCGGGTGCCCAGCCTCGGTGTGCCCGGCAAGGTGAGGACCGCTGGGCCTGCCGCGGTGACTCCGGGTTCCGCGAGATCGACGCCCCCAACGGCCACGCCCTCTCGGACGCCGACCGGGGGCTGGGCCATGGACGATCTGCTCGCGTGCGAATCGGTCGTGCTGTTCATCGACCGCGCCCGCGAGGTCCGCCCGGGCTTCACGCTGAACCAGGCCAACGCCGCGCCGATCGCGAGCATCTGCCGGCGCCTCGACGGCATCCCACTGGCCATCGAGCTCGCCGCCGCCCGCATCGGCGTGCTGTCGGCCGAGCAGATCGAGCAGCACTTGGACGATCGCTTCCGCCTGCTCCGTTCCGCATCGGGTCGCCCCGAGCGGCATCAGACGTTGCGTGCGGCCATCGATTGGTCATTCAACATGCTCGACCAGCGCACCCGCGTCGTGCTCCAGCGCCTCGCGGTCTTCAAGGAAGGGAGCAGCTTAGAGGGGGCGTGCGCCGTGCTCGGGCCCGACGCGGACATGTTCGAGACGCTCGACGTGCTCACGATCCTGTCGGACAAGTCGCTGCTCAACACCGAGCACGCGGAGTCCGCCGTGCGATATCGATTGCTGGAAACCGTCCGCGAGTACGCGTTGGAGAGGCTCGAAAACGACGGCGAGCTCGCTGGAACGCTGGCCAAACGGACGAGCTACTACGCCGAGTTGGCCGGAAACGCGCGTGAAGGCCTTGTCGGCCCGGAGCAGGTGGCCTGGCTCGAGAGACTGGAAGCGTGCGGTGAGGATCTGCTCGATGCCATCGATCAGGCGGCCACACAAGACCCCGGCGTCGCCCAGCGAATCTGCGCCGACGTCTGGCGCTTCTGGTGGATCCGGGGTCGCATGCGTGTCGGGCTGATCGCGTGCCAGCGTGCCTGCGACGCCGACGCAGCACCGACGGCCTCGCGTGGCGACGCGCTCTATGCCGCCGGTGCTCTAGCGTGGGCGCTCGGAGAGTTGGATTTGGCGTGGACGCATCAGAACGAGTCGCTCGCCATCCAGAAGCAACGTGGCAACCATCGGGGCATGGCCGGTTCGCTCAACAGCCTCGGGCTCATCGCCAAGGACAGGGGTGATCTGGCCGCGGCCGACCAGATGTTTGCCGAGTCGTTGGACATCAAACGCGAGCAGGGCGATGAGCGCGGCATCGCCATGTCGCTGAACAACCTCGGCATGACCGCCCGCTTGGCGGACCGGCTTGTCGAGGCGAAGGCCCACTACGCAGAGTCGGCCGAGATCCTGCGCTCGCTGGGCGACCACAGGGGGATGGCGCGGTCGCTCATCAACATGGCAGAGGCTGCGCTCAAGACCGGCGATCTCGTGGTGGCGCACCGAGGGTTCCAAGAAGCGCGAACATGCTTCGAGGCCGTCGGCGATCAGCAGGGCATCGCGCTGGCGAGCACCAACCTGAGCGCCGTCTTCCAGGCGGAAGGGCGGCCCGATGAAGCCGGCCCGCTGGTTGCCCAGGCGGTCTCGCTCTTCAACGAGATCGGCGACCGCCGCGGCCTGGCCGATGCGATCGAGCACGCGATCGGGCTCGCGGCCTCGCTGGACGCCTTCGAGACGGCGGCCCGGCTCAGCGGCGCGATGGCGTCGTTGCGATCGAGTTGGGAGATGCCGCGCGACGCATCGCACCAGGGCGTGGACACGCTGATCGCAACCGCTCGCGATGGCCTGTCCGGCGAAGCCCGGGCCGCGTGGGATCGCCACGAACGCGAGGGCGCGTCGATGGACATCGATCGGGCCACCGAGGCCGCGCTCGCGTGGCTGGCCGAGGGGGCGGCCGCGTCGTCCTAG